GGCATGTCAAGCACGGTTTCAAACAGTGGGATGAAAATGAATACTGTAGGAGGAGTATCAGATTCAAGCCTGGCTGCTAATGACTCAACAGATGGTGCTTGTAAGCGTGTGTCTAAGAAGTTCAAAGGAGTTGTTGAGCAGCCAAACGGGCATTGGGGTGCCCAAATATACGCCAATCACGAAAGGGTTTGGCTTGGCACTTTCAATTCTGAGATTGATGCAGCCATGGGTTATGACAGTGCTGCACTCAAGCTTAGGGGTAGAGACTGCCATCGCAACTTTCCGTGGACAGAAACCACCTTTGAAGAGCAGCACTTTCAGAATCAGTACGCCACAGAAGTTGTGCTCATCATGATCAAGGATGGTTCCTACCAGACCAAGTTCTCAGAATTTCGAAGAAGCCGGTCTGGAATTGAGAGTGTGGGGGCTGATGTTCAATTTGGCAGCTTAGCTAGGGTACAAAGCAGCAACGGAAAGGGAGAGCTGTTGGAAGactttcttttccaaaaagaGCTGACGCCAAGCGATGTGGGTAAGCTCAATAGACTTGTGATACCAAGTAAGTATGCGTGTACCTACTTTCCCACTGTTTCTGAAGCCATAAGGGGAAAGGTGGAGAGTTGCTCCAGCCAGCTGACGTTTTATGATAGGATGATGAGGTCATGGACATTCCGGTTCTGTTTTTGGAAGAGCAGCAAGAGTTTTGTATTCACCAAGGGTTGGAGTAGGTTTGTTAGGACACACGATTTGCAGGCCAAAGACACTATCAGATTCTTGCAATGCCAGTACAAGCAATCCGGGGACGGTAATTATAAGGAGCAGCCTCACTCATTCTGCATGATTCAAGTTAAAAAGGATGGTGGTCGAAGCAATGATGTGAGCTGTTTGGTTGAGAATAATGCTAATAGTTACCAATATGATGGTGTTAGGAATGATGGAGGCATGATGGATTTGGATTATAAGTTTAAAGTTGAAGCTGTAAGCCCAAATATtcatgaagatgaagatggaaTCCTCCTGGCAGATCAGAAGAAATGTTTCAGGCTCTTTGGAGTGGAAATCAGTGATGTCGATGTGCTTTCTTCGCATTCGATCATAGTATAGTTCACCCTTCAAATGGTTCAGAAGTTTTTGTTTGAGCTTTTGCAGGGAATAGGGTTAAGTAGGTTCTCATCTGGTATACTAAACATGCATCCTTTGAAATTTAAGGATGTGAGATCAAGCTAACTGATCAATTCTTAATTGACATTGATGTCATGGAACTTTAAATTTTTACTATAACATTATGCATGCATATGTTTGCATCTGTCtgtctgatttttttttttgttaaggaTGGATGATGATTGCCTGCGGCTAGCTAGGGCTGAGTTACAGTAATTTTTGAGCTGTCTTTGGTGCCCTTTGTACAGTTTgagttgtgttgtgttgtgtttacGTTTATTTTCGTTCTGGTTCTGAAAGAAAGCGATTTTGTATTTCAGGCATGTGTATTAATTTGAATTGGATGCAGTTGCTGTTTCGTTGCGGCTTTCTTAGATTTTGTGAGTTGCAAGTACGTTTTGCAAGCGAACAATGAAACATGGGCCTAGActgtttgggagtgattctaGATAGGCCAGAATCACTTATTTCCTATGTGATTTTAAGTGATTCACTCTAAGTGATTTTGAGCAGAAACACCTCATATGTGCTTCtctataaaatcacttaaaaccGCTTAAAGTGATTATTTAGAGAAGTAATTCTCCATAGAATTGCTTTTTGACTTATCCGgaatcactcccaaacgagcTTAAATTCTGTTGTcgtgttttgttgttttctttcttaaataGCCAATTGAGTTGGGTTGGGCCTATGAAATTCACGAGAAGTTATTCTTTAAACCCAATCTACATCATTTGGATTCTGGATATTGGGGAACAATAACCAAGAGTTAATGTTGGATTTTAATCCTCAATGAATTGGAACTTGATCCTTGATGGAAGTGACCGCGCGTACTAACTTTATTAGATAATTTAATTGTCACTATTAAATAGTATATTCGTGATTATTAATCGGCTATGTGTTGTTGGTTGTTATGATTATTATGTTGTTGACATCGATTTGAACTTGCGATCATTCAATTTAACAATTgcctttttcttcatcttctttatttttagaaataaaCAATTGTTAAAAATTTATCTTAATTTATTCGAAATATTAGGGGTTTAGCAGTTCCACGTGGAATGTGGCAAAATCAACTATACGCAAGTAAATGCTAGCTATAAAAGGTTGTCCATCACATCACACTTTAAAGTTGTGGGTCAGTGGTGGAAGATGAAGAGATAATAATCGTGAAGTGGTACAAGCGGTATTATGCTAGTGATAATTCTTGAGGTGAAATTAATGGGGTTAATTGCGTTACAAATAATAAtgtttataattaatattgaACCCTACGGAAATGGATTTTGGAATGTGGGGGCAACAGTGAGTTTGGAAGCACTTCAtcacaaaacacttataactcTACATAGATAAATAAGTTTAAAATATACTATGAAATTCAATAATGACGAAAATTTGcgttataaaatttataaagttCATTGTTTAAAAAGTGATAGTTGATAAATTTGTTAACGATGGAGATGAAGAAGGTGAATATCATCATGTTCGATGTTGATGGTGTGGTACGATAGTGACAATGGGTTGGTTGTGGTGGAGGCGGCGATGGTGGGAGGGTACAATGGTGGTGGTCATGGCAAAGTTGTGGTAGAAGTGGTTGTGACAGAAGTGGTTGTGACAGATGGTGGTTGGATTGTAATTTAAAGAATAATTTGAATATAGTTAGTTTACATGcctagaaaagaaaacaaacaaaattaacaatataaaGGAAATACGAGTGCAGGGTTTAAGGTTATATTTCATGTCGTGTGTATTTGTGTTTTCACAACGTTCTTTTCGTTTCTCCAGCAAACAAAATCAAGTCTACTAGAAAAAGCCTTTTTATTCTCTCTTATATAAGTGAAGTAGAGTTGTCGTGACTAGTGATTAGGTAAATAGTAATTTATGGGAATGGATATATGGATATATGGATATATGGATATATGGATACAGATACAGTAGCATCTGCATATGCAAAGATGATATGATGACATGATGAAAATGGGAGGGAGATTTTTAATCCACGTCTTTATCATGTCTTCCCTCGCCTGACGCAATCCCATTTGCATTTTGCAGAATGTGCTTCCCTTCCATTCTCTTTCCCTCAGCTACCTCACATCAACATGGAAAACCAGACCCCACCAAAAATATTGGTCAAATACCAATTACTCTCTGGCATTGGCGAACGCTCGTTTTTCGTTTTCAGATCTTCTAAGACACGACTGGCTTTTTTAACCTATTGACACGATCACAATAAAGTTAATTTAGCTGGTGGAAATTCTCCCAGCCCAGGCAAAACTCCACTTCCCTCAATAtcaattgtattaaaaaagaagttgaCAGATAAAAATTTGGATACAAACATAGGCAGCTTaaataaaatgtattttacaaactaagagcatccacaatggacTCCCTAAACCACAttcttagacaaattttagagagaaattggaaaaatacaactccaaccatgctgcCTATCCATCTCCTAACATAGGTAGACCTCTAAGAGCTCCTAAAtatgaagaaagagaaagcaCTCATTACACTCATTGCACTCATAGTGACTCCTTACAACCGAGAATATATTCCTATTTCGGCCACAATCACTCGAAAAGAAGTCAAGATCAATACAACACCCATCACTCATTCATATCCACAACCAATTCCGACCGTGGTACTGGCACGCCACGCACAAGTATGTGTTACCAAATCCGCTCAGCCTAttccattattttattattaagtAATTGACACGTGACCGAAAATATTTTTAGATCAACAAGATCATTATTtaagaataatatatataaattttttatttaaaagaagGTAAAGATTACATAATCAATAACTTGAAAATAAACGGCAAAAAATCACTTTTGATCTATAAACGTAGTTTATCACTTCTCCCATTAAATTGCatttagtttcaatttgatcaattcCATCATCAAACTACTGCTAGCAAGTGTTGTTACTTGCCATTGATTTACCAAAGGCAGTACAATTCGATATGTCACCCTCCATCTctaacctctctctctccctccctcttcttctccttcaacaTCATCTGAGAGAATTGAACTGTGTGTTGGGGGGTCGGGTTTAGGAATTGAATTACTGTAGATATATGCATAATTACTATTGGTACTTAGTTGTCGGAGGATTGGATGGATATATAACGAGACTAGGATCTGAGATAGATTGCTCCATCTACTCTCCCACCAAACAAATAGGTCTTGTCAAAAAAGCTTTATAAAAACCCAGAACAAACCTACATCtgtcttctcttctttccttcATTCATCACCATCGATCTGTCCCTCATCTCCCTCATCCCTTCCTCTCCACCGTCAATTATATTGATTTGTTTAtctgttaattaatttatttatgctctcatctcatctttttaattaatatatgctGTCATACTATCAAATACGATCGATGAAAGGCCCTGCGGGTGGGGTGTGTATGCGTTTGCGCTGAGCTCATCATACCTGCAAACCCGCTACCTAGTGCAAGTGTGTGcaaccaacaacaaaacattTAATGAGTGAGCTGGGCTGCTGCTAGTTAGGAAGGAACAAATTGTTAAAAACAAAGGATAACTTGGCTCTCTACTTTAAAGGGAGTTACTTCttcttatagaaaaatcgCAGATGCAtactttttgtttaattttgacAGAACATGTAAAAAGGGTTAACTATTTATGCGGGGTTAGGTCGATATATAAAAGAAACCCTAGATCTTATTCATTCAATCAAGGGATCGATGTGAAATGTTGGTATGTGGTTTACATGTATAGTttgcaaagaaaatgaagtgaAGGGGGTGGGGGTGTATGTAATATGTATGGATGTGAATGTGAGCGGATAGCTAGGTTTCAGATCTgaccctctctctccctctctctctctctctctctctgtggatGTGGAATATAGTAAAGTAAAATAGGGGAAGCTCAAGCTTGAAGCTACTGACAGAAGAGAGTGAGCACACAAACGCAGGCAATTGTATAAAAGCATATACCTTGGTGCGGTGCGTGctcacttctctctctgtcaGCTGCTGCTGCCACCCTTGCCCTTCCATTCTTTGATCTCACTTAAATTCACAGAGAAGGGCACTGTCCACAGATGCTTTCTCATCAGCGGCCCAGGAAAAAGGCAGGAAAGTAAAGCCAGGGGCCAGGGCcccctcttctctttcaattCTCCTTCTTCCAGGTGTCTTTCTCTCCAGAACGTTTTTTTATGTCCTCATCCATATGTCCATCACACTTCTCTCTatttctgtttctctctctccatttactcaattttttattgttataaatattttctttttccatccCAGCTGACCTGATAGATAGATCATAGATATGAGTATGACACATTTCTTGCAGGATTTAGTACACGGATCATCATATATCTCCTCTATCGTCTTTTATATGGATGTATATTCTTCTCATCTCTTTCTCACTCTCACAGTTGTCTTTCTGTTTGTGATTCAAGCTTACTGGATGGATCTACGTGGCTCCTGGAGTTCACAACCAAATGTTAttttttgctattttatttatatgtaattTTTGCTACCCGTGCACAACTAGATCTTCATCCATCTATCATACACACTGTTACAtatgatttgttttttcttttcttttatgtatatgattttttatttataacaatTATTAGTATTAAATCAATTCAACATATGTTACTGAAATTATTTAATAGTAATAGTTATTATTAGTTATTTTAAGTTGTGACTGGAGTTTGAAAGCGTGACTTTTGATGGTCCTTGCTAGATCTTCTTGAGCAGTTGAAGAGGACGAATTGGGTTTTGAATATAAAATCAAGGTACGCCTTCCTTCGTCACTACTGTTCACATTATAACGGAACTtcttatctttcttcttcttcttccatgcCAGCAGCCTTTGTCTATGCACTCATGTCAtataaaactttttttttaagttaaaaACCAATATTGGATCTGTTTTTTCTTAACTACCAGTgggtactttttttttttttttttttgggagaaataCCAGTGGAGTGGGTACTTTCTTCCAAATAGAACCAAACTAAATTTTACTCATATTAAATTctgatgattttttattttcctttttgttgatttcataCCCATATGGGCCATATGTCCATTTTTCGTCTTGTTCCCAAATCGGAAACATAATCCCAGCCGTCAGTCCTCAGGGAACTGCTAAATATGGAATACAACATCTCATTCTTTCCTCATATGCCCAGATCTCAGCTTTTCTTGTGTCAGAAATTACATTTCGAAGATGGGATGAATTTCCTTATACAGGTCAGTTTATTTTcctaatttcaaatttgtttccCTTTCTCCGAAGATCTTTCCTTCGGTACCAACCAAGGTGAATGAAATGAGTAGGGCTTGTTTTTACAGGAAGAATAGGGTTTCAGTTGTCTAAACTCAAATcaggtttttaattttttttacggtattgattatgttttgaaattatatttgaCAGGaagtatttttgttgttgttttggcTTCAGGGGCAGCAGATTTATGCTTCCATTCATTTGCAGAATGTTAATCATCAAGGTAACACTTGTAATCTCCTTAATATTCATGATACTttagtttattgatttattttctatcacttttttttttcttctgttttcatATATGTGGGTTTGTAATctctaaatttgattttaaatccTTTTTTTAGTTGTTGAAGAAATTCATTAAGTCCAACCTgttgtgtgtgtttgtttattgtttatttttcacaaaactaaaTATATTTTCAGAGATACCTTCACAACGGTCCAACACACTCACAACAAAGCTAAGCCAAAACTTAGCATCAAACCCAGCAGAGGATTATATTGCATTTGCATCCATGTGATGTTGAACTTGAGACCTACACTAACCAAGTGGAGACAACTACCACTAGACCAAAAACGAGTTGCTAGGCGTTTTCCTTGGTTAACTATGTTGGTTTAGTTTTTAGAATGGGTGACTAGTTGAGATATTTTTTTGAGTGCTGTTATTTCCACCCCTATCCTATTCCACCCCCTCAaccttatcttcaaaattttaaagacaaatttacccctttgtaaaatgacttctatGGACTTCGGGAAAAAAAGTCAACTCAAGTAACCCGCCAATTCTACCGTTTGACatacaattttcttctctcttctgttaggattatgttgttttcaaatttacatggtgGGTGGGAAGATAAGATGGGTGGGGAAATAGGATAAGAGATGGAaaatactttttattttatttttaataatg
Above is a genomic segment from Prunus dulcis chromosome 7, ALMONDv2, whole genome shotgun sequence containing:
- the LOC117635633 gene encoding AP2/ERF and B3 domain-containing transcription factor At1g50680-like, which encodes MEEGMSSTVSNSGMKMNTVGGVSDSSLAANDSTDGACKRVSKKFKGVVEQPNGHWGAQIYANHERVWLGTFNSEIDAAMGYDSAALKLRGRDCHRNFPWTETTFEEQHFQNQYATEVVLIMIKDGSYQTKFSEFRRSRSGIESVGADVQFGSLARVQSSNGKGELLEDFLFQKELTPSDVGKLNRLVIPSKYACTYFPTVSEAIRGKVESCSSQLTFYDRMMRSWTFRFCFWKSSKSFVFTKGWSRFVRTHDLQAKDTIRFLQCQYKQSGDGNYKEQPHSFCMIQVKKDGGRSNDVSCLVENNANSYQYDGVRNDGGMMDLDYKFKVEAVSPNIHEDEDGILLADQKKCFRLFGVEISDVDVLSSHSIIV